A genomic window from Patescibacteria group bacterium includes:
- the tuf gene encoding elongation factor Tu, with protein MPGKEKFERVKPHVNIGTIGHVDHGKTTLVAAVLKILNMKGFKVSRTSSGSPKAVDEIDSAPEEKARGLTISISHLEYETEKRHYAHIDCPGHADYVKNMITGAAQMDGAILVVSAPDGPMPQTREHILLARQVGLPSLVVFLNKCDAVDDPEITDLVESEIRELLKKYDYPGDEIPVIRGSALKALEAKSPDDEVAKPILDLMKAVDDYIPEPARETDKPFLMAIEDVFSIAGRGTVATGRVERGVVHPNEEVELIGFKPTAKTVVVSIEMFNKILDEGRAGDNVGILLRGLKKEEVERGQVLAKPGSITPHTEFEGEVYVLAKEEGGRHTPFFSGYKPQFYFRTTDVTGEVTLPEGTEMVMPGDTVNLKIKLIAPIALEEKQRFAIREGGKTVGAGVVTKIIK; from the coding sequence ATGCCAGGAAAAGAAAAATTCGAGCGGGTTAAACCCCATGTTAATATCGGAACAATCGGTCATGTTGACCATGGTAAGACTACTCTTGTCGCTGCCGTCCTTAAGATTTTAAACATGAAGGGATTTAAAGTTAGTCGCACTTCGTCTGGTTCTCCAAAGGCAGTCGATGAGATTGATTCAGCTCCTGAAGAAAAAGCCAGGGGGCTGACAATTTCTATTTCCCACTTAGAATATGAAACCGAAAAAAGGCACTATGCTCACATTGATTGCCCTGGTCATGCTGACTACGTTAAAAACATGATTACTGGAGCCGCTCAGATGGATGGAGCTATCTTAGTAGTTTCAGCTCCAGATGGGCCAATGCCTCAAACAAGAGAGCATATTTTACTTGCTCGACAGGTTGGTTTACCATCTTTGGTAGTCTTTTTAAATAAATGTGATGCTGTTGATGACCCAGAAATTACAGATTTGGTTGAATCTGAAATTAGAGAACTTTTGAAAAAATATGATTATCCAGGAGATGAAATTCCAGTCATTCGGGGATCGGCTCTAAAAGCCCTGGAAGCAAAATCTCCAGACGATGAGGTAGCCAAGCCAATTTTAGATTTAATGAAAGCTGTAGATGATTATATCCCCGAACCAGCGAGAGAAACTGATAAACCTTTCTTGATGGCCATTGAGGATGTTTTCTCAATTGCCGGGAGAGGAACTGTTGCTACTGGAAGAGTTGAAAGAGGGGTAGTTCATCCTAATGAAGAAGTTGAATTAATAGGATTTAAACCGACAGCCAAAACCGTAGTTGTAAGTATTGAAATGTTTAATAAAATACTTGACGAAGGAAGGGCAGGAGATAATGTTGGAATTTTACTCCGAGGCCTTAAAAAAGAAGAGGTAGAGAGAGGTCAAGTTTTGGCAAAACCAGGCTCAATTACTCCTCATACCGAATTTGAGGGTGAGGTCTATGTTTTGGCAAAAGAAGAAGGTGGTCGTCACACCCCCTTCTTTTCCGGTTACAAGCCCCAGTTTTATTTCCGGACCACTGATGTTACCGGTGAAGTAACCTTACCTGAAGGAACAGAAATGGTTATGCCTGGTGATACAGTTAATTTGAAAATCAAATTAATTGCCCCAATTGCTCTTGAAGAAAAACAAAGATTTGCAATTAGAGAAGGAGGAAAGACCGTTGGAGCAGGGGTAGTGACCAAAATAATCAAATAA
- the rpsJ gene encoding 30S ribosomal protein S10: MPIKKKETVVEEKIKPKLRIKLKAYDHKVIDNTTRQIIETALRYGAEISGPVPLPTEIHKYTVNRSTFVHKDSREQFEMRIHKRLIDIFNPTPKVIDALMSLNLPAGVDIEIKM, translated from the coding sequence ATGCCGATAAAAAAGAAAGAAACAGTAGTTGAGGAAAAGATAAAGCCTAAGTTACGCATTAAGTTGAAAGCTTATGATCATAAAGTTATTGATAATACTACTCGCCAAATTATAGAGACCGCTTTGCGCTACGGAGCTGAAATTTCAGGACCTGTTCCATTACCAACTGAGATTCATAAATACACAGTGAATAGATCTACCTTTGTTCACAAAGACAGCAGGGAACAATTCGAAATGAGAATTCATAAGAGATTAATTGATATTTTTAACCCAACTCCCAAGGTTATTGATGCCCTAATGAGTTTAAACCTACCAGCCGGAGTTGATATTGAAATCAAGATGTAG
- the rplC gene encoding 50S ribosomal protein L3 — protein sequence MKFILGLKIGMSQIFDKEGRVIPVTLIEAGPCQVTQIKKGETDGYTAVQIGFKKIEKKKTTTPPPPSRRRRTPIKKTMKKKPFRYLRELRNAKDYKIGDEILASVFKEGDRVLISGISKGRGFAGVVKRWGFAGLPKTHGTKHGLRKGGAIGSSYPQRVVKGKKMAGRMGSARVTVKNLKVVKVDSENNLLAVRGAVPGRRGTLLEIRG from the coding sequence ATGAAATTCATTTTAGGTTTAAAAATTGGAATGTCGCAAATTTTTGATAAAGAAGGCCGGGTAATACCGGTGACCTTAATTGAGGCTGGACCTTGCCAAGTTACCCAAATAAAAAAGGGAGAGACCGATGGATATACAGCCGTCCAAATAGGATTTAAAAAAATCGAGAAAAAAAAGACTACAACCCCCCCACCACCCTCCCGCCGAAGGCGGACCCCTATAAAAAAGACAATGAAAAAAAAGCCATTTAGGTATTTAAGAGAACTTCGAAACGCTAAAGATTATAAAATTGGCGATGAAATTTTAGCCTCCGTTTTTAAAGAAGGAGATAGGGTCTTAATTTCGGGAATTTCAAAAGGCAGGGGATTTGCTGGAGTAGTCAAAAGATGGGGATTCGCCGGCTTACCCAAAACCCATGGAACAAAGCATGGGCTAAGAAAAGGAGGAGCAATTGGATCGAGCTATCCCCAGAGAGTTGTTAAAGGTAAAAAGATGGCTGGAAGAATGGGGAGTGCTCGAGTGACAGTTAAAAATTTGAAAGTAGTTAAAGTTGATTCAGAGAATAATTTATTGGCTGTAAGGGGAGCGGTGCCAGGAAGGAGGGGAACATTATTAGAGATTAGAGGATAG
- the rplD gene encoding 50S ribosomal protein L4 has protein sequence MLVKTYNQKGEEIGQTKLPKEIFEVKINTDLVHQVAVSQMARKRIRIAKAKTRAEVRGGGRKPWAQKGTGRARHGSIRSPLWRGGGVTFGPRTERVFKKKINKKMRKKALFMVLSAKAKENLLLILDSLKLDQPKTKLMEKILKGLKSKIKTLKEKSILIALSQKDENIIRASRNIPNLQTIETRNLNVLDLLSFKYLMMPKGAIKVIKETFLK, from the coding sequence ATGTTAGTCAAAACCTACAATCAAAAAGGAGAAGAAATTGGTCAGACGAAATTACCAAAGGAAATTTTTGAAGTAAAAATTAATACTGATTTAGTTCATCAGGTGGCGGTTAGCCAGATGGCTAGAAAAAGAATTAGAATTGCTAAGGCCAAGACCCGAGCTGAGGTAAGAGGCGGGGGAAGAAAACCCTGGGCTCAGAAAGGAACTGGGAGAGCAAGGCATGGTTCAATTAGATCCCCTCTCTGGCGAGGAGGTGGAGTAACTTTTGGACCCAGAACTGAGAGAGTTTTTAAGAAAAAGATTAACAAAAAAATGAGAAAAAAGGCCCTATTCATGGTTTTATCGGCTAAGGCAAAAGAGAATTTACTTTTGATATTAGATAGTTTGAAATTAGATCAACCAAAAACAAAATTAATGGAAAAAATTTTAAAAGGTCTAAAATCAAAAATCAAGACTCTAAAAGAAAAAAGTATCCTCATTGCTCTTTCCCAAAAAGATGAAAATATTATCAGAGCTTCCCGAAACATCCCTAACCTTCAAACCATTGAGACAAGAAACCTTAATGTTTTAGACCTACTTTCTTTCAAATATTTAATGATGCCAAAAGGAGCAATAAAAGTAATAAAAGAAACATTTTTAAAGTAA
- the rplW gene encoding 50S ribosomal protein L23 produces the protein MAILDVFKKRRKVKGKKIVKEKKPKEKLIERTPTPRPESQKRAPKPKIGEAYRILKAPQVTEKATGLVAKNQYVFKVFPKANKVEIKKAIENLYRVNVISVKIIKIPKKPRRLGRISGWRKGYKKAIVGIKKGQKIEILSR, from the coding sequence ATGGCAATTTTAGATGTTTTTAAAAAACGAAGAAAAGTTAAAGGAAAAAAAATAGTAAAAGAAAAAAAACCGAAAGAGAAACTGATTGAAAGGACTCCAACTCCTAGGCCAGAGTCTCAAAAACGAGCCCCTAAACCTAAAATAGGTGAAGCTTATCGAATTTTAAAGGCCCCCCAGGTCACCGAGAAAGCCACTGGTTTAGTTGCAAAAAATCAATATGTTTTTAAAGTCTTTCCTAAGGCAAATAAAGTAGAAATAAAAAAAGCCATTGAGAATCTTTATAGAGTTAATGTGATATCTGTTAAAATTATTAAAATCCCCAAAAAACCGAGGAGATTGGGAAGAATCTCAGGCTGGAGAAAAGGATACAAAAAAGCAATTGTTGGAATTAAAAAAGGACAAAAAATAGAAATATTATCTCGCTAA
- the rplB gene encoding 50S ribosomal protein L2, whose amino-acid sequence MKKTIVAKKILTKKEPEKKLLLPLKKRGGRARSGRITVRHRGGGAKRLYRMVDFGQEKIGITAKIIALEYDPNRTAFIALVQYQDGEKRYILAPQDLKIGDQIIISEKAEIKSGNRMKLKNIPVGNTVYNIEIVPGQGGKMVRGAGTGAKVLAQEGKYTHLEMPSGEVRKVSQECFATVGMVSRPEWRYIPVGKAGRARRRGKRPAVRGTAMIPPAHPHGGGTGKSPIGLAHPKTPWGKPALGVKTRKRKQTDKFIIKRRKKKKK is encoded by the coding sequence ATGAAAAAAACTATTGTAGCCAAAAAAATATTAACCAAAAAAGAACCCGAAAAGAAATTACTTTTGCCTTTAAAAAAAAGAGGAGGGAGGGCTAGATCGGGTCGGATAACTGTTCGTCATCGGGGAGGAGGAGCGAAAAGACTTTATAGAATGGTTGATTTTGGTCAAGAAAAAATAGGAATAACAGCAAAGATTATTGCCTTAGAGTACGATCCTAATAGGACTGCTTTTATTGCCCTCGTTCAATATCAAGATGGAGAAAAAAGATATATTTTAGCTCCTCAAGATTTAAAAATTGGAGATCAAATTATTATTTCAGAAAAAGCTGAGATTAAGTCTGGAAATCGAATGAAATTAAAGAATATTCCAGTTGGGAATACGGTTTATAATATAGAAATTGTGCCTGGTCAGGGAGGAAAAATGGTAAGGGGGGCAGGAACAGGAGCTAAGGTACTAGCTCAGGAAGGAAAATATACTCATTTGGAAATGCCTTCAGGGGAAGTTAGAAAAGTCTCTCAAGAGTGTTTTGCCACTGTGGGGATGGTTTCTCGACCGGAATGGCGCTATATTCCGGTTGGTAAAGCTGGAAGAGCTCGCCGGCGAGGAAAAAGACCGGCTGTCCGGGGAACGGCAATGATTCCCCCCGCTCATCCGCATGGAGGAGGAACGGGAAAATCCCCAATTGGCCTTGCTCACCCAAAAACTCCCTGGGGGAAACCAGCCTTAGGGGTTAAGACTAGAAAAAGAAAACAAACAGACAAATTTATAATTAAAAGAAGAAAAAAGAAAAAGAAGTAA
- the rpsS gene encoding 30S ribosomal protein S19 yields MARSLKKGPFIDQKLLKKIKKIKPGTKEIIKTWSRACTIAPEMVGFTFGVHNGREFIPVKVTEDMVGHRLGEFSPTTKFSRHGGKMQKGLEKKMAERETEKLKSS; encoded by the coding sequence ATGGCACGTTCACTTAAAAAGGGTCCTTTTATTGACCAAAAATTATTAAAGAAAATAAAAAAAATAAAACCCGGAACCAAAGAAATCATCAAGACCTGGTCTCGGGCTTGCACCATTGCTCCTGAAATGGTTGGTTTTACTTTTGGGGTTCATAATGGAAGAGAATTTATTCCGGTTAAGGTAACTGAAGACATGGTTGGTCATCGCCTAGGTGAATTTTCTCCAACTACCAAGTTTTCCCGACACGGCGGAAAAATGCAGAAAGGGTTAGAAAAGAAAATGGCTGAGAGGGAAACAGAGAAATTAAAATCATCTTAA